A stretch of the Corynebacterium maris DSM 45190 genome encodes the following:
- a CDS encoding PH domain-containing protein, with protein sequence MGFFDSMMGNAGNMDPQDVVNKLAEDRVLIDGERVVKAFNLFRDFVVFTDWRIISVDVQGLTGKKKSYETLPYSSISRFSVETAGTMDMDSEIDIYVSSATTPTVALEIRDNEALKEIQNLLATALRKS encoded by the coding sequence ATGGGATTTTTTGACAGCATGATGGGCAACGCCGGAAACATGGACCCGCAGGACGTGGTGAATAAGCTGGCCGAGGATCGGGTGCTCATCGACGGCGAGCGCGTGGTCAAGGCCTTCAACCTCTTCCGCGATTTCGTGGTGTTCACCGATTGGCGGATCATCTCCGTCGACGTGCAGGGGCTGACCGGCAAGAAGAAGTCCTACGAGACGCTGCCGTACTCGTCGATCAGCCGCTTCTCCGTGGAAACCGCCGGCACGATGGACATGGACAGCGAGATCGACATCTATGTCTCCTCGGCGACGACCCCGACCGTCGCACTCGAGATCCGCGATAACGAGGCACTTAAGGAGATCCAGAACCTGCTGGCCACGGCCCTGCGCAAGAGCTAA
- a CDS encoding aldehyde dehydrogenase family protein — protein sequence MTTTATFAGMDLLGVYIDGAPAAGSDTAEIVDVNPYTDETIVTLQGASTNDVDKAYASARTAQREWAGLTPNKRSKVIARAAELLAERREEIVDWLITESGSTAIKANKEVSLAIAITREAATFPARMTGQIFPSNTPNKEVRVYRKPLGVVGVISPWNFPLHLSQRSVAPALALGNAVVLKPATDTPVTGGLLIAKIFEDAGLPAGVLNVVAGRGSTIGDYFVEHEVPSLISFTGSTPVGRGVGAKALGGQHIKPVSLELGGNAPLVVLDDADIDAAVGQAVVGTFLHSGQICMAVNRIIVDASVYDEFVEKFAAAASQVAYGDPAGDGVLVGPVINDSQLNNHIERIDQAQADGVRIVASGEIEGRVVPPHVFADVDPDSELAQEELFGPLVSVIKAADEADAVRIANDHEFGLSSSIFTQDLDRGARVAQAFAAGMTYVNEMPVQDEAHIAFGGERNSGIGRFNGEWAIQEFTTDHTIGFTRLEG from the coding sequence ATGACCACCACCGCCACTTTTGCCGGCATGGATTTGCTCGGCGTCTACATCGACGGCGCGCCCGCCGCCGGCTCTGACACCGCAGAGATCGTCGACGTCAACCCGTACACCGACGAGACCATCGTCACGCTGCAGGGCGCATCAACAAACGACGTCGATAAGGCGTACGCCTCCGCACGTACGGCACAACGCGAGTGGGCGGGGCTGACCCCGAACAAGCGTTCCAAGGTCATCGCGCGTGCCGCGGAACTACTCGCCGAGCGCCGCGAGGAGATCGTCGACTGGCTGATCACCGAATCCGGCTCCACCGCGATCAAAGCCAACAAGGAAGTCAGCCTGGCGATCGCGATCACCCGCGAGGCCGCGACCTTCCCGGCACGGATGACCGGTCAAATCTTCCCGTCGAACACCCCCAACAAGGAAGTACGCGTCTACCGCAAACCACTCGGTGTGGTCGGGGTGATCAGCCCCTGGAACTTCCCGCTGCACCTCTCGCAGCGCTCGGTGGCACCGGCCCTGGCGCTGGGTAACGCCGTGGTGCTCAAACCCGCGACCGATACCCCGGTCACCGGCGGGTTGTTGATCGCGAAGATCTTCGAAGACGCCGGCCTGCCCGCCGGGGTTCTCAACGTGGTCGCCGGGCGTGGTTCCACCATCGGCGACTACTTCGTCGAACACGAGGTTCCATCGTTGATTTCGTTTACCGGTTCCACCCCGGTCGGCCGCGGTGTGGGGGCGAAGGCGTTGGGTGGCCAGCACATCAAGCCGGTGTCGTTGGAGCTCGGCGGCAACGCCCCGCTGGTGGTCCTCGACGACGCCGACATCGACGCCGCCGTTGGCCAGGCCGTGGTCGGTACGTTCCTGCATTCGGGGCAGATTTGTATGGCGGTCAACCGCATCATCGTGGACGCGAGCGTCTACGACGAGTTCGTCGAGAAGTTCGCCGCCGCGGCCTCCCAGGTGGCTTACGGGGATCCGGCCGGGGACGGGGTGCTGGTCGGCCCGGTGATCAACGACTCGCAGCTGAACAACCACATCGAGCGCATCGATCAGGCCCAGGCTGACGGGGTACGGATCGTGGCTTCCGGCGAGATCGAAGGGCGTGTCGTGCCGCCGCATGTGTTTGCGGATGTGGATCCGGATTCGGAGTTGGCGCAAGAAGAGTTGTTTGGTCCGTTGGTCAGCGTGATCAAGGCCGCGGATGAGGCGGATGCGGTTCGTATTGCCAATGATCATGAGTTCGGGTTGTCGAGTTCGATCTTTACCCAGGATCTGGATCGTGGGGCCCGGGTGGCGCAGGCGTTTGCGGCCGGGATGACCTATGTCAACGAGATGCCGGTGCAAGATGAGGCGCATATCGCGTTTGGTGGTGAGCGTAACTCGGGTATCGGTCGGTTTAACGGTGAGTGGGCGATCCAGGAGTTCACCACGGATCACACCATCGGCTTCACCCGCCTGGAGGGCTAG
- a CDS encoding PAS domain-containing protein, which produces MTEHTSDASWQETAARIVADSTLDAVIYADRSGTIRLWNDAAETLFGHTADHAIGQSLDLIIPEKHRGAHWTGWDRVMDSGRTRYGHDPLSAPGVKANGERVSLEFSIVMLKDDAGEIEGIAAILRDVGKRWEREKALRAKVRELEGQAQQD; this is translated from the coding sequence ATGACCGAGCACACCTCCGACGCTTCGTGGCAGGAGACCGCGGCCCGCATCGTCGCCGACTCCACCCTCGACGCCGTCATCTACGCCGACCGCTCCGGCACCATCCGGCTGTGGAATGACGCCGCGGAAACCCTCTTCGGACACACCGCGGACCACGCCATCGGCCAGTCCTTGGACCTGATCATCCCGGAGAAGCACCGCGGCGCCCACTGGACCGGCTGGGATCGCGTCATGGACAGCGGCCGGACCCGCTACGGCCACGACCCGCTCTCCGCGCCGGGCGTGAAGGCGAACGGTGAGCGGGTGTCCCTGGAATTTTCCATCGTCATGCTCAAAGACGACGCCGGGGAGATCGAGGGCATCGCCGCGATCCTGCGGGACGTGGGCAAGCGCTGGGAACGGGAGAAGGCGCTGCGTGCGAAGGTGCGCGAACTCGAGGGCCAAGCGCAGCAAGACTAG
- a CDS encoding DUF4177 domain-containing protein — protein MEYKVLDMDNALVDGRLEGATLESALNEYAADGWRYSALITAAHNQLFLLLERDEQAKRVG, from the coding sequence ATGGAATACAAAGTGCTGGACATGGACAACGCTTTGGTGGACGGGCGACTCGAGGGGGCGACGCTCGAGTCCGCCCTCAACGAGTACGCCGCCGACGGGTGGCGATACTCCGCGTTGATCACCGCCGCCCATAATCAGCTATTCCTCCTATTGGAGCGCGACGAACAGGCGAAACGAGTCGGCTGA
- a CDS encoding NAD-dependent succinate-semialdehyde dehydrogenase encodes MTPTVQELLAKVPTDLLIDGAWRPGSTGETLTVDNPATGEQIATVASATSEDAVAALDAAAAAQTGWARTAPRERAEILRRAFDLVTERAEDFATLMTLEMGKPLAESRGEVTYGAEFLRWFSEETTRQYGRHAQVPEGTLRMLTARKPVGPCLLITPWNFPLAMATRKVAPAIAAGCTMVLKPAKLTPLTAHYFAQTMLDAGLPAGVLNVVTSSSASAISEPLLADPRLRKLSFTGSTAVGKQLLKQSADNVLRTSMELGGNAPFLVFEDADLDAAVDGAVAAKMRNIGEACTAANRFLVHDSVAENFAARLAERLAAMTIGDGLDDGVEVGPLIEAGAVDNVEALVDDAVAAGARVLTGGKRIDGAGHFFAPTVLADVTDDARVVTEEIFGPVAPVVTFATEQEAYELANATEYGLAAYAYSEDPARLWRLSDGLEFGLIGFNAGVVSNAAAPFGGVKHSGLGREGGAEGIDEYTTVQYLGVADPYQR; translated from the coding sequence ATGACGCCCACTGTGCAGGAACTGCTGGCCAAGGTCCCCACCGATCTGCTTATCGACGGCGCGTGGCGCCCCGGTTCCACCGGCGAGACCCTCACGGTGGACAATCCCGCCACCGGCGAGCAGATCGCCACCGTCGCCTCCGCCACCTCCGAGGACGCGGTCGCGGCCCTCGACGCCGCCGCGGCCGCCCAAACCGGGTGGGCGCGCACCGCCCCGCGCGAACGCGCCGAGATCCTGCGCCGCGCCTTCGACCTGGTCACCGAACGCGCCGAAGACTTCGCCACGCTCATGACCCTGGAGATGGGCAAGCCGCTCGCCGAATCCCGCGGCGAAGTCACCTACGGCGCCGAGTTCCTGCGCTGGTTCTCCGAGGAGACCACCCGCCAATACGGCCGCCACGCCCAGGTCCCCGAAGGCACGCTGCGGATGCTCACCGCCCGCAAACCCGTCGGCCCCTGCCTGCTGATCACCCCGTGGAACTTCCCCCTGGCCATGGCCACCCGCAAAGTCGCCCCGGCGATCGCCGCCGGCTGCACGATGGTGCTCAAACCCGCCAAGCTCACGCCGCTGACCGCCCACTACTTCGCCCAGACGATGCTCGACGCCGGCCTGCCCGCGGGCGTGCTCAACGTGGTCACCTCCTCGTCGGCGTCAGCGATCTCCGAACCGCTGCTGGCCGATCCCCGCCTACGCAAACTCTCCTTCACCGGCTCCACCGCCGTGGGCAAGCAGCTGCTCAAGCAGTCCGCCGACAACGTGCTGCGCACCTCCATGGAGCTCGGCGGCAACGCCCCCTTCCTCGTGTTCGAGGACGCCGACCTGGACGCCGCCGTCGACGGCGCGGTCGCCGCCAAAATGCGCAACATCGGCGAGGCCTGCACCGCCGCCAACCGTTTCCTCGTGCATGACTCGGTCGCCGAGAACTTCGCCGCCCGCCTGGCTGAGCGCCTCGCCGCGATGACCATCGGCGACGGCCTGGACGACGGCGTCGAGGTCGGCCCGCTCATCGAGGCGGGGGCCGTCGACAACGTCGAAGCGCTCGTCGACGACGCCGTCGCCGCCGGCGCCCGCGTGCTGACCGGCGGCAAGCGCATCGACGGCGCCGGGCACTTCTTCGCCCCCACCGTGCTGGCCGACGTCACCGACGACGCGCGGGTGGTCACCGAAGAAATCTTCGGCCCCGTCGCCCCCGTCGTCACCTTCGCCACCGAGCAAGAAGCCTACGAGCTGGCCAACGCCACCGAATACGGCCTGGCCGCCTACGCCTACAGCGAAGACCCCGCCCGGCTGTGGCGACTGTCCGACGGCCTGGAATTCGGCCTGATCGGCTTCAACGCCGGCGTCGTCTCCAACGCGGCGGCCCCCTTCGGCGGCGTCAAACATTCCGGCCTCGGCCGCGAAGGCGGCGCCGAGGGCATCGACGAATACACCACCGTCCAGTACCTCGGCGTGGCCGACCCCTACCAGCGCTGA
- a CDS encoding YbaN family protein, with protein sequence MLKPLLIAIGVLSTALGAAGVVLPILPTTPFLLLAAFCFARSSQRLHNYLINHRILGTYIYNYYHRAMTPKHKARTLAVLWFGIIVSCLLIGRTFAWVLLPVIATLVSIHLLRLRPRPENSPTRLREHDSEHTPQLTDGEPSEPARRA encoded by the coding sequence ATGCTCAAGCCACTTCTCATCGCCATCGGTGTGCTCAGCACTGCCCTCGGTGCAGCGGGGGTCGTGCTGCCCATCCTGCCGACGACGCCGTTTCTGCTGCTCGCGGCGTTTTGCTTCGCCCGCAGCTCACAACGGCTGCACAATTACCTGATCAACCACAGGATCCTGGGCACCTACATCTACAACTATTATCACCGGGCGATGACGCCGAAACACAAGGCGCGCACCCTGGCGGTGCTGTGGTTCGGCATCATCGTCTCGTGTCTGCTCATCGGCCGGACCTTCGCCTGGGTGCTGCTGCCGGTCATCGCCACGCTGGTCTCGATCCACCTCCTGCGGCTGCGGCCGCGCCCGGAGAACTCGCCCACCCGACTGCGCGAGCACGACTCCGAGCACACCCCGCAGCTCACCGACGGGGAGCCCTCAGAACCCGCCCGGCGCGCCTGA
- a CDS encoding DUF1707 SHOCT-like domain-containing protein, protein MSDSSPQRRVYNADRKQALRHLDQAIADGRLDIQDYEEFSGVIARTEDMGELEDVVRRVQSLSTTGAPAPQMHSPAPAHTRPEDKTAWFANIERTGAWTVTDGAKYTVTLGTLFLDMREATSSAPVVRINVHVLLGSARIVVSPGVIVESEAELIMSDTPKINVDPPAPGAARIIVTGRIILGDLKVVSRQAGQRLPLGFKNL, encoded by the coding sequence ATGAGCGATTCTTCCCCGCAGCGGCGGGTGTACAACGCCGACCGCAAACAGGCCCTGCGCCACCTCGATCAGGCGATCGCCGACGGCCGCCTGGACATCCAGGACTACGAAGAATTCTCCGGCGTCATCGCCCGCACCGAGGACATGGGCGAGCTCGAGGACGTGGTCCGGCGCGTCCAATCCTTGTCGACGACCGGGGCGCCCGCCCCGCAGATGCATTCCCCGGCCCCGGCGCACACCCGCCCGGAGGACAAGACCGCGTGGTTCGCCAACATCGAGCGCACCGGCGCCTGGACCGTCACTGACGGGGCGAAGTACACCGTCACCCTGGGCACGCTCTTTCTGGACATGCGGGAAGCCACGTCCTCGGCCCCGGTGGTGCGCATCAACGTCCACGTGCTCCTCGGCAGCGCACGCATCGTGGTCAGCCCCGGGGTCATCGTCGAGTCCGAGGCGGAGCTGATCATGAGCGATACGCCGAAAATCAACGTCGACCCGCCCGCCCCCGGCGCCGCCCGGATCATCGTCACCGGCCGCATCATCCTGGGTGACCTCAAGGTCGTCTCCCGTCAGGCGGGGCAGCGGCTGCCGCTGGGGTTCAAGAACCTCTGA
- a CDS encoding dicarboxylate/amino acid:cation symporter → MDFKRIASSLLFRIIVAIILGIICSFFFPEWLARVFITFNELFGNFLNFFVPVLIFALITPAIAGLGRGAGKWLGVTIGLAYGSTILAGLVAYAVAWGLYPSLLGGQSLDTSVSDIDEGALTSYFSIEMPPPFEIMTALLLAFCVGLAMTVVKSDTMYAVSRELERVVMKVITAFVIPLLPLFIFGMFLNLGMNGNLGDTLVAFGKVLVLSIVMTLLYLALQYVIAGAVARKNPLTAFKNVLPAYFTALGTSSSAASIPISYQSAMRNRLDENVAGFVIPLGASTHLSGSMMKITLYAFAITYMADIEVSFGLALGFLLMLGVTMVAAPGVPGGAIMAATGLLGSMLGFDADMIALMIAAYIAIDSFGTAANVAGDNAIALIVNKFAAGKIEKRAEHYDDSRLVSSMNVIQEVDPYAGDGPEAGSTRA, encoded by the coding sequence ATGGACTTCAAGCGCATTGCTTCGTCACTGTTGTTCCGGATCATCGTGGCGATCATCCTGGGCATCATCTGCAGCTTCTTCTTCCCGGAATGGCTGGCCCGGGTTTTCATCACCTTCAACGAGCTGTTCGGAAACTTCCTGAACTTCTTCGTCCCCGTGTTGATCTTCGCCCTGATCACCCCGGCGATCGCAGGCCTGGGGCGCGGCGCCGGCAAGTGGCTCGGCGTCACCATCGGACTGGCCTACGGCTCCACGATCCTGGCCGGGCTGGTCGCCTACGCCGTCGCCTGGGGCCTGTACCCGTCGCTGCTGGGCGGGCAGAGCCTGGACACCAGTGTCTCCGACATTGATGAGGGTGCGCTGACCTCGTACTTCAGCATCGAGATGCCGCCGCCGTTTGAGATCATGACGGCGCTGCTGCTGGCGTTCTGCGTGGGCCTGGCCATGACCGTGGTCAAGTCGGACACGATGTACGCCGTCTCCCGCGAACTGGAGCGCGTGGTGATGAAGGTGATCACCGCCTTCGTCATCCCGCTGCTGCCGTTGTTCATCTTCGGCATGTTCCTCAACCTGGGCATGAACGGCAACCTGGGCGACACGCTCGTGGCTTTCGGCAAGGTGCTGGTGCTCTCGATCGTGATGACGCTGCTGTACCTGGCGCTGCAGTACGTCATCGCCGGCGCCGTCGCCCGCAAAAACCCGCTGACGGCGTTCAAGAACGTGCTGCCCGCCTACTTCACTGCCCTGGGCACCTCGTCCTCGGCCGCGTCGATCCCGATCTCGTACCAGTCGGCGATGCGCAACCGGCTCGACGAGAACGTCGCCGGTTTCGTCATTCCGTTAGGCGCCTCGACGCACCTGTCGGGCTCGATGATGAAGATCACCCTCTACGCCTTCGCCATCACTTATATGGCAGACATCGAGGTCTCCTTCGGGCTGGCCCTGGGCTTCCTGCTCATGCTGGGCGTGACCATGGTGGCCGCCCCCGGCGTGCCCGGCGGCGCGATCATGGCCGCCACCGGCCTGCTGGGCTCCATGCTCGGTTTCGACGCCGACATGATCGCCTTGATGATCGCCGCCTACATCGCGATCGACTCCTTCGGCACCGCCGCGAACGTCGCGGGCGACAACGCGATCGCGCTGATCGTCAACAAGTTCGCCGCCGGCAAGATCGAAAAGCGCGCCGAGCACTACGACGACTCCCGCCTGGTCAGCTCCATGAACGTCATCCAGGAGGTCGACCCTTACGCCGGCGACGGCCCGGAAGCCGGGTCCACTAGGGCGTAG
- a CDS encoding serine hydrolase, with protein MRRRLCVVAAAALLVSCYPAPETPRETQSPAAPPAASSVTAHPSPTEDATSPSAQPVDLQPIIDDVVAVYGGTAGVAVSDGGAELVGGDDGAYPAWSTIKVPIAIAALRQDPSLGPVAAAAIQYSDNDAAQRLWSALPPGAVDAVLAEGGNDVQVNTAVLRPEFSLFGQTAWSPSEQARFAAHLPCIADADEVVASMGQVTAEQAYGIGRLPDARFKGGWGPDLQGKYTVRQFGLVAGPSGEVAVALTAAPASGTYADAQAMATQIADGVAKQLPQAPLAVCGGATS; from the coding sequence ATGAGGCGCCGCTTGTGTGTGGTCGCCGCGGCGGCGCTGCTGGTCTCCTGCTACCCTGCGCCCGAGACCCCGCGGGAGACTCAGTCACCTGCGGCCCCGCCGGCGGCCTCTTCTGTGACGGCCCATCCCTCCCCCACCGAGGATGCGACGTCCCCGTCCGCCCAGCCGGTCGATCTGCAGCCGATCATCGACGACGTCGTGGCCGTCTACGGCGGAACTGCGGGCGTGGCGGTCTCCGACGGCGGAGCGGAACTCGTCGGCGGTGATGACGGGGCGTATCCGGCGTGGTCGACGATCAAGGTGCCCATCGCCATCGCCGCACTACGGCAGGACCCCTCGCTCGGCCCCGTTGCGGCGGCGGCCATCCAGTACTCAGACAACGATGCCGCCCAGCGGCTCTGGTCCGCGCTGCCGCCGGGCGCGGTCGACGCGGTGCTCGCCGAGGGCGGCAACGACGTCCAAGTCAACACGGCGGTGCTGCGGCCGGAGTTCTCCCTGTTCGGCCAGACGGCCTGGTCACCGAGTGAGCAGGCGCGTTTCGCCGCGCACCTGCCGTGCATCGCCGACGCGGATGAGGTGGTTGCGTCCATGGGCCAGGTCACTGCGGAGCAGGCCTACGGGATCGGCCGTCTCCCCGACGCCCGTTTCAAAGGTGGCTGGGGCCCTGATCTGCAGGGAAAGTACACTGTGCGGCAGTTCGGCCTGGTCGCCGGGCCGTCCGGAGAGGTGGCCGTAGCGTTGACCGCCGCCCCGGCCTCCGGCACGTATGCCGACGCCCAGGCGATGGCCACGCAGATCGCCGACGGGGTGGCGAAGCAGTTGCCGCAGGCGCCACTGGCGGTCTGCGGCGGCGCGACATCGTGA
- a CDS encoding SdpI family protein yields the protein MTTILGTVLLILAIALLVIGVLAWRRKLPGNPVIGIRVAEVRKSQEIWEAAHQVAGPLWLVGGVALVFGGLVAFRAEGWMWLLPVLAVIVALAAVGAGANIGARRAAAIDVAQKYEEEHAPAPAAPAPKVDMDALRRAADAADDKNNGDVK from the coding sequence ATGACGACAATCCTCGGAACCGTGTTGCTCATCCTCGCGATCGCGCTGCTGGTCATTGGCGTCCTCGCCTGGCGCAGGAAGCTGCCGGGCAACCCGGTCATCGGCATCCGCGTGGCTGAAGTGCGTAAGTCGCAGGAGATCTGGGAGGCGGCGCACCAGGTCGCCGGCCCACTCTGGCTGGTGGGCGGCGTGGCCCTGGTGTTCGGCGGGCTGGTCGCCTTCCGCGCGGAAGGGTGGATGTGGCTGCTGCCGGTGCTCGCCGTGATTGTGGCCCTCGCCGCCGTGGGCGCGGGCGCCAACATCGGCGCCCGTCGGGCCGCGGCCATCGACGTGGCGCAGAAGTACGAGGAGGAGCATGCGCCGGCCCCCGCCGCTCCTGCGCCGAAGGTGGACATGGACGCGTTGCGCCGCGCCGCCGACGCCGCCGACGACAAGAACAACGGGGACGTGAAGTAG
- a CDS encoding MBL fold metallo-hydrolase yields MLITDVAEGVHLLQHANVNCWLLEDDDGLTLVDAGLPRTRPHLEKAVATLGHQMSDIRALVLTHAHFDHVGMARGLKKDLQLPVYAHPEEHELAAHPYKYAHESPILKYPLRYPKSLGAVGPMALAGALFVKGIEDVGSFTVGDTLKVPGRPQVIATPGHTFGHVALHLPERDAVITGDALVTLDPYTALVGPRLVAGAATADGNQAAASLDAIAETGAQHVLPGHGNPWDRGAARATEAARRNGMK; encoded by the coding sequence ATGCTGATCACCGACGTCGCCGAAGGCGTGCATCTGCTCCAGCACGCCAACGTCAACTGCTGGTTGCTCGAAGACGACGACGGGCTCACCCTCGTCGACGCCGGGCTTCCCCGCACCCGGCCTCACCTGGAAAAGGCCGTGGCCACCCTGGGACACCAGATGTCCGATATCCGGGCATTGGTGCTCACCCACGCCCACTTCGATCACGTGGGCATGGCCCGGGGGTTGAAGAAAGACCTGCAATTACCGGTCTACGCCCATCCGGAAGAGCACGAACTGGCCGCCCATCCCTATAAGTACGCACACGAAAGCCCCATCCTGAAGTATCCTCTGCGCTATCCGAAGTCGTTGGGTGCCGTGGGCCCGATGGCCTTGGCCGGGGCCCTGTTCGTCAAAGGCATAGAGGACGTCGGTTCCTTCACCGTCGGTGACACCCTCAAAGTCCCGGGCAGACCGCAGGTCATCGCCACACCGGGCCACACCTTCGGGCACGTCGCACTGCACCTTCCGGAACGTGATGCCGTGATCACCGGCGATGCGTTGGTGACCCTGGACCCCTACACCGCCTTGGTCGGGCCACGTTTGGTGGCCGGAGCGGCGACCGCCGACGGAAACCAGGCCGCGGCTTCCCTGGACGCGATCGCCGAGACGGGCGCGCAGCACGTGTTGCCGGGCCACGGCAATCCGTGGGACAGGGGAGCGGCCCGCGCCACGGAGGCCGCCCGCCGCAACGGGATGAAGTGA